AGCTACGGAATGTTGAGCATAGTCAGCGCTAACAAGGGTGATCTATAGAAGTTCATTATCATGAAGGTTCAAGTTTATTTTCCTTACACTGGCCGCTCATGCTCCTGACGGTGCCCCCCTGTTTGCATCTCTTCACTGCTGGTGTAcgggaccacacacacacacacaaggcgaCGCAGGTTGTTGCTCCTTAGTTCGAGTTCGGGACGTCTATTTGTCAGCAGGAAGGGCCTTGCACCTCCActtcatcgtcgtcgtcatcttcCTCGCATCGCTCCAGTTCGCGCCTTCGGGCTCGGTACGAAGCTGCAAGCAGACGGAGAAAACAATTTGACCTCTgtttgggcccgttcagaagacaccttaaaccttgtgcccctgattcccgggttcaaccacatgtcacctaaaaatgtaacccagatattattgttaggctctgatcattatatatcgtacaggactgcaaaatttgtacagcgggcgctggaggtacggaagcttctgtttgccatataggattaaattttactaatctgagattacttGCGGGCCAGTACAGGTACtccaattgagcctactatcagttttatattattagcttgtattattcttctgacTGTGGTGAGATTGAGTTTGGATATGccattatgttattatgttagtATGTTATTctgctactattttatttgtttgcgaatggcctgattggctaacaagcaataaagtttatacttaaccatggtggttaagtcagaaagctgggccgtgtttagaagacaccttaaaccagggctttaaccacaatggttaagccagaaagccgggacatgttcagaagacactggttaggcctcatctagagtattgtgcccagttctgggctccacaattcaagaaggacacagacaagctggagcgtgttcagaggagggcaaccaggatgatcaggggtctggaaaccaagccctatgaagagagactgaaagaactgggcatgtttagcctggagaagagaaggttgaggggagacatgatagcactcttcaaatacttaaaaggttgtcacacagaggagggccaggatctcttctcgatcctcccagagtgaaggacatggaataatgggctcaagttaaaggaagccagattccagcaggacatcaggaaaaacttcctgactgttagagcagtatgacaatggaaccagttacctaggcaggttgtgggctctcccacactagaggccttcaagaggcagctggacaaccatctgtcagggatgctttagggtggattcctgcattgagcagggggttggactcgatggccttgtaggccccttccaactctgctattctttgattctagtttaactctgcgctgtgtgaaaaagaagaagtccttccttctactggtcctgaatctcccaccaatcagtttcatgggattggtccttttgggttctagtattacgaaagagggggagaaaaatgtctccctatccacattctccacaccatgcataattttggacactTGCTCCCAGTTGGGAGACAGAAAGTGAGAGCTCCCCGCCCCCCTAAAAGCAGCTGCCCTTGGAAGGCTGAGCCTAGGGGTTGGTGGAGCCTTGATGGCCATGTCACCCCGAGAATGTAaccaggatagggtgaccctatgaaaaggaggacagggctcctgtatctttaacagttgtattgaaaaggaaatttcagaagatgtcatttgtatatatggggaacctggtgaaatttcctcttccttacaccagttaaagctgcaggtgccttgccctcttttaaatctgatcactctagtatagctcctgcacctttacctgttgtgatgaagagggaatttcaccaggttccccatatatacaaatgacacctgctgaaattcccttttcaatacaactgttaaagatacaggagccctgtcctccttttcatagggtcaccctatgcaacaataccctctcacccatgttccccagcagctggtgtacatatagggtgaccctatgaaaaggaggacagggctcctgtatctttaaagttgcatagaaaaaggaatttcagcaagtgtcatttgaacgcacgtagcacctggtgaaattttgtcttcatcataacagttaaagctgcaggagtcctgccctcttgaccagatacaaaagagaggagggctcctgcagctttaactattgcgatgaagagggaatttcaccagttgctgtatgcatacaaaggacacctgctgaaatttcctttcctctacaactgttaaagacgcaggagccctgtcctccttttcatatggtcaccatagtacataggcctactgcctctgatgctgtagGTAGCACATGATCATGaggactggtagccatggatagccttctccgccaggaatttatccgacccccttttaaagccatccaaaatggcggccaccactccatcttgtggtagtgaacacagcgccgtgtgaagaagtcctccctttggtctgtcctgaatcccccaccaatcagcttcatggccgttcccaccaatcagcttcatggcagtTCCCTGTTCAGGAAGTTCGTCAAAAGCGGCACCGAACTCTCTGGTCCGCCTCCCCCTGCCCAGCTCACACAAAACAAACGCTTCGATTTACCTGGCAGGTGACGGTCCTTGAAGGGGGGCCGCCCTGCTGCATCCCACACACCCCTCATCCGGTTGAAATAAGGGGGTATGATGCTgggcctctctctcccttctgcAGCGGGCCGGCCGGCGGCGAAAAAGTCCGTCTTCAGCTGTTTCCACTTTGATCTCAGCTGGTCGATGTTCCTGGTGTAGCCTTGGGCCTGGAGCTGGTCCTTAATTTTCTCCCAGTGCTGCTGCCCCCTCTGAGAGCTGCTGCTCATGAGGAGGGCCAAGGCGGGGCTGGCCTTGATGCCGTTCAAGAGGGCCACCACCTCTTTGCCTTCCCACCGTTGGCCGCGGATCCGTGGGACCATTTTGTGGAGTACGGTGGCCTGGCCCGGACAATTCGCGCTGAGGTTGGGGGGGCACACGTGCTGGGCGTTACACAAATACAGCCGCTTGTAGGGCTTCTCTCCGACGTGGCTCCTCTGATGGACGGCGAGCTTGGAGCTGCAAAGGAAGTATTTCCCGCAGATGTGGCACCTGACCGGTTTGCCTCCGGTGCGAGTTCTTGGAGGGATGCCGGAACTTCTAGGGTACGATCCGTAAGGGTTTCGTTTCCTTCCGGGGTCGAGTCCTACCGGGGCCGTGGTTTCACTGGGGATCCTGCAGCTCCCTCCACAGGGAACCGACGTGTTGGCTTCCTCCACCaggtgggtttcctgtgggcactCAGGTCTTTCTTGACTCGCCGGGGTATTTTCCTGCATGCAACACTGGGAAAGGGTCTCCTCTATTTTCCACACTGACGTCCCGTGTGGACATCCCGTTTCAGGAACCTCTGGTgcatattcctcctcctcatttatgGTCATCCACCCTTTGACCGCTGGAGAAATAAATGACAAATCCCAAACAACTCAGTCCCTGAATTAGAGAAAAATGGAACTTACGGGGAGTGTCACGGACCAGCAATGCCCTGTTCTGGGTGTGGAAGGGAAAGCAGGCAAAAGAGTGTTCTCTCATTTCTTTTTGCCTTTTGTGGCCTTTTCTGTTGACACCACTATTGTcatcacatggggagggggggaatcgtgtttgcttaccatcgcttctctgcccatgtgatTGTCCCTCTTTGtcccagatggtgatgcttggggatagctgctcctcaaagaaggagctgctgtgtggcgtaccacaagatgccatcctttccccaatgctatttaatatttacatgaaaccactgggagagatcatctggaggcatggggcggggtgctatcagtatgccgatgacacccaaatatatttttctatgccttcgacaacagcgtcagctaaggatagtgtgtctcctctgaatgaatgcttggaggcggtaatgggctggatgaggaaaaacaaactgaagctgaatccagacaagacggaggtgcttgctgtcaaaggccgcaaactgggtttggaggtgtgtcaaccagttctggatggggttacactccccctgaaagactgtgttcacagcttgggggtgcttctggatccgtcgctccaaatgacagcccagatagatgtgacagccaggagtgcctactatcagcttcggctgatacgccagctgcgccccttcctggagtcagaagacctaaagacggtagtgcacgcgcaggtaacttcgaggctcgacttctgcaatacactctacatagggctacctctgtacctagtctggaaacttcaattagttcaaaatatggcagccaggttggtcaccggtacacctggggtgggtgggaccacattacaccagtctcaaaatctcttcactggctgccaattagtttccaggcgaagtataaagtgctggttatcgcCTCGGAACGTTCATGTGCCTTCTCTGACATCACAGTAGCTTACCCAATGATTAGAGCTGCACACAATTACCCTCTAACAGCTCAGGAAGAGGGGACCCGATCAGCCCCTTAGCAAGGATATCCTCAGGGTTTGTAGTGTTGAAGTGACCTTTGTGGGGTCTCCCGCTTTCATTGCACACACCCCTGAGTCTCCAGCAAGTGGTTTTAAGACTGATCTAGGGTCCACCCTCTTTTCCGGACTCCCCTGTTTCTGCGAACGGGAGCCATTGAAAGGGGGTGGAGTTTCGATCACCTTGTTAAGGGGGATGACCGGGTCCCCTCTTCCTGAGCTGTCAAAGGGTAATTGTGTGCGGCTCTAAGCATTGGGTATGCTACTGTGATGTCATAGAAGGCACACAAATGTTCCAAGAACTATTTTGCAATGGGAATACCctaaagaaataaaacagaacaaaaactacTGTTTCTCagctacccagcatagccaatgctagGTGATGACGGAAAttgcaggtcaaaacatctgtGGGGCCAGAAGGTGTAGGGCCAGCCAAGAAAAGACACGCTGAGCATCCAAGAGCTCAAGacagataaaattattattattattattattattattattattattattattaataaatttatttcttacccgcctctctatttggatcgaggcgaggaacaacagtaagtataaaatactgatcaaaaacatagtatatattgttaaaacatccttaaaacatcctaaaagcatactaaaatttcactgcgtaggcctgccggaagagatcagtctttacggctttcttaaattctggaggactgttaagttgacaaatctctcccggcaggccattccacagtctgggagtggcagaagagaaggtcctctgggtaatacctgtcagccttgtttttgttggctggagtaaattcttcccagaggacctgagtctgcggggcggattgtataggagaaggcgatcccgcaggtagcctggacccaaaccacgtagggctttaaaggtgataaccatcaCTTTATAcgtcgcccagaaactaattggcagccagtgaagagattttaagactggtgtaccGGTGACTAGCCTGGcagctatattttgaactagttgaagtttctggactaggcacaaaggtagccctatgtagagtgcattgcagaagtcgagcctagAAGTTACCAGTGCGAGCGCTACCGTCTTAAAAGGCGCCTCCCTCCTTACCCAACAGGTTGGAATCTCCGTCATCAACTTCCTGCTTGGTCGCCATGCACAGCTGCCTCTGCTCGGCCGCGGATGGAGGCTGGACCGCTTCGGAGGAACTcccggccacctcctcaaaggtcacctgAAAAAAGCAGAAAGGATTCCTATCAGCttagggcagaggtggggaacctctctTAGTCTGAGGGCCGAACTCAATTTGGGAGGAGCTTTCCAGGGGTGGGCGGAGCCGAAGGCAAGAGGGGCCTGCCAATCCAGAGGCCTcaccaccatttcccccttcACAGGCACAAAGGAGCAACAGGCAACTGAAACATGATCCTGGCAGAAACTTCGCTAGGACACTTCAGGGACTCCAGACGTATCTACATTTAGAAAGATATATGAGAATCTTCCCAAACTCAATGTCCGTTTCGTCAGTCTATGAAGAACCATAAATAATCATCTATAGGGGTGGAcaactcctgatgttttggcctacaactcccagaggtCATAGCCAGCATAcaaggatgatgggaaatgtagccGGAAACATCTAGAAGGATGCAAGTTGTCCACCCTGAACTATTGACTCCCTCAGAGAGGGGTGGAACCACGCAGTGAGAAGGCCTCACCTGGTCTTCTTGTCTCTGGTCCACTTCCTGTCTCAAAAGGAAGTCCTCGGCCAGGGCCACCGCTTGGGAGCAGGTCTCTGGCCCACGTTCCCGGACCCAGCTCTGGATGTGGGAGGGCAGGATGGTCAACAACTGCTCCAagatcagcagctccaggatctgctccttggaGTGCCGTTCGAATTTCAGCCAACGGCAGCAAAGCTCCTGGAGTCGGATGTAAGCAAACCGCGgcccctcggcctcctggtagcagaagcgGCGGAAGTGCTGGCGGACCTTCTCTCTGCTGAGGGCGtcccctcgcaagatggccgccttcaccATCCCATAGTCCTCTCTGTCTCGGGCCTGCAGCCTGCGAAAGGCCTGTTCGGCTTCTCCACTGAGGGCCGGCTGGAGTCGGGCCGCCCACTCTTCCTTGGGCCACCGGCAGGCCTCGGCCACTTGCTCGaaggaggccaggaaggcctTGGCGTCGTCCCATGGGGAGGACTTCTCTGGAAGCCCTGGGATCCCCAAACCTGGGTGAGGAGCCTCCACCGTCTTCAGGAATTCCTGCCATTGGACCTCCCACAACTGAAGGGAACTCTCCCCTGGTTCTTCCTTAATCTGTTCTCCCGGCATCCTTTTCAGGAATTCTCTGATATTCCCAGCCTGGAGGACATGAGGGGCTTTCCCGGTTCCCTGAGTTATGTCCACCGATGTGGGGCCTGCGGGGTTGCGGTCCCCCCTTTTCATCCTCGAGCGCCCCCCACAAAAATAACGCCGTGCTACAGAAAACTCTAGAATACAGGGCAGCGATCTAAGTAGGCGCGCCAAGTTTCTGCCtggagaaagagacagaaaagtCAATGAAAAAGAGAATGGTCACAAATCAatgcacaaataaaaggaaggacttcttcacacagcgcacagttaaatcatggaactcactaccacaagatcatagaatcatagaatagcagagttggaaggggcctacaaggtcatcgagtccaaccccctgctcaatgcaggaatctacactaaagcatccctgtcagatggttgcccagctgcctcttgaaggcctctaacgtgggagagcccacaacctccctaggtaactgattccattgtcgcactgct
This window of the Elgaria multicarinata webbii isolate HBS135686 ecotype San Diego chromosome 3, rElgMul1.1.pri, whole genome shotgun sequence genome carries:
- the LOC134396251 gene encoding uncharacterized protein LOC134396251 produces the protein MTINEEEEYAPEVPETGCPHGTSVWKIEETLSQCCMQENTPASQERPECPQETHLVEEANTSVPCGGSCRIPSETTAPVGLDPGRKRNPYGSYPRSSGIPPRTRTGGKPVRCHICGKYFLCSSKLAVHQRSHVGEKPYKRLYLCNAQHVCPPNLSANCPGQATVLHKMVPRIRGQRWEGKEVVALLNGIKASPALALLMSSSSQRGQQHWEKIKDQLQAQGYTRNIDQLRSKWKQLKTDFFAAGRPAAEGRERPSIIPPYFNRMRGVWDAAGRPPFKDRHLPASYRARRRELERCEEDDDDDEVEVQGPSC
- the LOC134395675 gene encoding SCAN domain-containing protein 3-like; its protein translation is MKRGDRNPAGPTSVDITQGTGKAPHVLQAGNIREFLKRMPGEQIKEEPGESSLQLWEVQWQEFLKTVEAPHPGLGIPGLPEKSSPWDDAKAFLASFEQVAEACRWPKEEWAARLQPALSGEAEQAFRRLQARDREDYGMVKAAILRGDALSREKVRQHFRRFCYQEAEGPRFAYIRLQELCCRWLKFERHSKEQILELLILEQLLTILPSHIQSWVRERGPETCSQAVALAEDFLLRQEVDQRQEDQVTFEEVAGSSSEAVQPPSAAEQRQLCMATKQEVDDGDSNLLEQGIAGP